A region of Solanum dulcamara chromosome 7, daSolDulc1.2, whole genome shotgun sequence DNA encodes the following proteins:
- the LOC129895164 gene encoding putative GPI-anchored protein pfl2, which translates to MNRSFRAEESLSGPGPRQRQPLMGSIRSSDEELSLFLEMRRRENDRNNTRFLQKSDEFDPLGSKSGSSPAFNIASAATLRKTRADEFLNTDNDKTDYDWLLTPPGTPLFPSLEMESRKTMMSQLGTSRAHPTALTSRLTNSLLEATSRSNLASRQLASSHGINTSSSSLRRPSSSGGSRPSTPTGRPTLSSSRSTSTSASRSTSAAATKAMTSTATSKSMSTVTASRPSRSATPTSRATMPSAKPTVPPRSSTPNARSSARSSTPTSRASVTVSKSTSRAATPTRRATSVSSTTNSTVPPVKPVSSSSGTKSATTASQNPAASRASSPTVKPRPWKPSDMPGFSLDAPPNLRTSLPDRPISATRGRPGAASVRSSSVEPASNGRVRRQSCSPARGRPPNGIIHSSGSSVPVPSMSRLHAKANDNVSPGMVGTKMVERVINMRKLVPPKQDDKHSPHSNLSAKSSSPDSSGFGRSLSKKSLDMAIRHMDIRQRISGNLRPLMTNIPASSMYSVRSGPNRGRTSRTISVPDSPLATSSNASSEVSVSNNAVWVDGSEIDEDISSDKGARSPASVRGR; encoded by the exons ATGAATAGAAGCTTTAGAGCAGAGGAGTCGTTGTCGGGGCCGGGGCCGAGGCAGAGACAGCCTCTAATGGGGAGTATTAGGAGTTCCGATGAGGAACTATCCTTGTTTCTAGAAATGCGAAGAAGGGAAAATGACAGAAATAATACTcgatttcttcaaaaatctgacgAATTTGATCCCCTTG GATCAAAAAGTGGTAGTTCACCTGCATTTAATATTGCATCAGCTGCAACCCTGCGGAAGACTCGTGCTGATGAGTTCCTTAATACTGATAATGATAAAACTGATTACGACTG GCTTCTAACACCTCCAGGCACTCCTCTTTTTCCTTCTCTAGAGATGGAATCGCGCAAAACTATGATGAGTCAGCTGGGTACTTCTAGAGCTCATCCCACTGCATTGACATCTAGA TTAACAAATTCTCTCCTAGAGGCCACCTCAAGAAGCAACTTAGCATCTAGACAGCTAGCTTCCTCTCATGGAATAAACACTTCAAGTTCTAGTCTTCGAAGACCATCTTCTTCAGGTGGATCAAGACCTTCAACTCCGACTGGTAGACCAACGTTGAGCTCATCTAGATCTACCTCGACCTCAGCATCTAGATCCACATCTGCGGCAGCAACCAAAGCAATGACATCCACTGCAACCTCTAAATCAATGTCAACCGTGACGGCATCTAGACCATCAAGGTCTGCAACACCTACTTCTCGGGCCACCATGCCTTCTGCAAAACCCACTGTTCCTCCAAGATCTTCAACACCTAATGCAAGGTCCAGTGCACGGTCCTCAACACCAACAAGCAGGGCCTCAGTTACTGTATCAAAGTCAACATCAAGGGCAGCAACTCCAACTCGTCGAGCGACTTCAGTGTCAAGTACAACAAATTCAACTGTTCCTCCAGTTAAACCCGTGTCTTCCTCTTCGGGTACCAAGTCAGCTACAACGGCATCACAAAACCCTGCAGCCTCACGTGCTAGTTCTCCAACTGTAAAACCCAGACCATGGAAGCCTTCAGATATGCCAGGGTTCTCCCTTGACGCTCCACCCAATTTGAGGACATCACTACCTGACAGGCCAATTTCAGCTACAAGGGGCAGACCTGGAGCAGCTAGTGTTAGATCTTCATCTGTTGAGCCAGCTTCAAATGGAAGGGTTAGACGACAGTCATGCTCTCCAGCAAGAGGACGTCCTCCTAACGGTATTATTCATAGCAGTGGAAGCTCTGTTCCTGTCCCATCCATGAGCCGACTTCATGCTAAAGCCAATGACAATGTAAGCCCTGGAATGGTTGGGACCAAGATGGTTGAAAGGGTAATAAATATGCGGAAGCTGGTTCCTCCGAAACAAGATGACAAACATTCTCCACACAGTAACTTATCTGCAAAGTCTTCGTCACCTGATAGCTCAGGTTTTGGAAGATCATTGTCAAAGAAATCCTTGGATATGGCTATTAGACATATG GATATAAGGCAAAGAATTTCGGGTAATCTGCGTCCCTTGATGACTAATATTCCAGCGTCCTCTATGTACAGTGTGAGATCAGGACCTAATAGAGGCAGGACAAGCAGGACAATTAGCGTGCCTGACTCCCCACTTGCCACGAGCAGTAATGCTAGTTCTGAAGTGAGTGTAAGTAACAATGCTGTGTGGGTTGATGGAAGTGAAATTGATGAAGATATTAGCAGTGATAAAGGTGCTCGATCACCTGCCAGTGTGCGTGGGAGGTGA
- the LOC129895165 gene encoding uncharacterized protein LOC129895165, producing MENQRGGGRFGKPRSKCSHCHKLGHTRDTCYILHGPPPSYDPIALKEYNEFLRNRASKQTSPQVASVAQPNHLSNNAHIAHTEYDEFLQYRASKQTSPQVASVAQPVVSVTGNSFACVSQSSTLGSWVMDSGASDHISGNKSLLSNIVYSQSLPAITLANGIQTKPKGVGKAKPLSSVTLDFVLYIPSSPFNLAFVSHMTRALHCSIFFFDDFFLMQDHSTG from the coding sequence ATGGAGAATCAGCGAGGAGGAGGGCGTTTTGGAAAACCTCGATCCAAGTGTAGTCATTGTCATAAACTTGGGCACACTCGTGACACATGCTATATTTTGCATGGTCCACCACCCAGTTATGATCCTATTGCTCTAAAGGAATATAATGAATTCCTTCGAAATCGTGCAAGTAAGCAGACATCTCCACAAGTAGCATCTGTGGCTCAGCCTAATCACTTATCCAATAATGCTCATATTGCTCATACAGAATATGATGAGTTCCTCCAGTATCGAGCAAGTAAGCAAACGTCACCACAAGTAGCTTCGGTTGCACAACCTGTTGTTTCTGTTACGGGTAATTCTTTTGCTTGTGTTTCACAATCTAGTACTCTTGGATCATGGGTCATGGACTCAGGCGCTTCTGATCATATCTCTGGTAATAAATCACTTTTGTCTAATATTGTGTATTCACAATCTcttcccgctattactttagCTAATGGGATCCAAACAAAACCAAAAGGGGTTGGCAAAGCCAAACCCTTATCTTCTGTCACTCTAGACTTTGTTCTTTATATCCCTAGCTCTCCTTTTAATCTGGCATTTGTTAGTCATATGACGCGTGCCTTACATTGTAGCATAttcttttttgatgattttttccTCATGCAAGACCATAGTACGGGATAG